TCCAATCGCTTCGTGACTTATTTCATCAACAGCCTGATCGTGACCGGCGGCGCGACTGCGCTGGCGCTGATCGTCGGCGTCCCCGCCGGCTACGGCATCGCGCGTATGGCCGCGCACAAATCCGCGATCGTGATCCTGATCGCCCGCATCACGCCCGGCCTGTCCTATTTGATCCCGCTGTTCCTGCTGTTTCAGTGGCTCGGCCTGCTCGGCACACTGGTGCCGCAGATCATCATCCATCTGGTGGTGACGGTACCGATCGTGATCTGGATCATGATCGGCTATTTCGAGACGACGCCGATGGAGCTGGAGGAAGCCGCGCTGATCGACGGCGCCACACGCTGGCAGGTGTTCCGCCACGTCGCGCTGCCAATCGCCAAGCCCGGCATCGCGGTCGCCTTCATCCTCGCGGTGATCTTCTCCTGGAACAATTTCGTGTTCGGCATCGTGCTGGCCGGACGCGAGACACGCACCTTGCCCGTCGCGGTCTACAACATGATCTCGTTCGACCAGCTGAGCTGGGGCCCGCTTGCCGCCGCAGCGCTGATCGTCACGCTTCCGGTGCTGCTGCTCACCGTGTTTGCTCAGCGGCAGATCGTGGCCGGGCTGACGGCGGGTGCCGTCAAGGGCGGGTGAGCACACCTCATCGTCAGCCGGCCAAGCCGAATGAGCGATGAGGCGAACCGCCGCGGCGAGAGGCGCGTGCCCACTCCAGATCCATGGTTAACGGGCCTCCGGACTGACCGTCATTCCGTTTAAATACGCGTCAATGCTTTTGGCTTAGACCGCTCATCTTCACCGGGTAGCCGGATCCCTGGCTCGCGGCTTGCACACTTCGCCGCATCATTGTCGTTGGGAAAGAGAGTGGTCTGAAATGACACAGTTAATCTCCCGCTTCGAGACAGGCGGGGCGGCATCCGCCCGTGCGCAGCTCGTTTCCATCCAATATCTGCGGGCGCTGGCGGCGCTGATGGTCCTCGTCTCCCACGCGCTGTACTGGCCGCTCGAGAGCCGCAATGAGGCCCTGCTCATCACCGGTCGACTCGGCGTGGAGATCTTCTTCGTGCTCAGCGGCTTCATCATCACGGTGATCGGAGGAGAGGCGCGCTTCGAGCCGGTCGCCTTCGCCCGCAACCGGATCATGCGCATCGTGCCGATGTACTGGCTAGCGACCTTCCTGATAGTCGGTCTCGCAACCGCCAGTCCGAGCAGCTTTCGCACCACGGTGCCGACGATCGAGGGCATGATCAAGTCGCTCCTGTTCATTCCATCCGACGTGCCGAAGGCACCGCTCCTGGGTCTCGGCTGGACGCTGGACTACGAGGCCTTCTTCTATCTGGTATTCGGGAGCCTGTTCTTCGTGAGATCGGGGAGCCGCACCGCGCTGCTTGCTGTGCTTTTTGTAGGTCTGATCGTCATTGGGCGAGTGATCGACCACCCGTCCCATGTTGAGGGTTTCTATACGAGCCTCAGCCTGCTCGGCTTCCTCGTCGGCGCTGGCGTCGGCCGGCTCTATCAACTCGGCTCGCTGCAGCGACTTGGCCGTAATCATGTCCTCAGTCTGCTCGCCGCCGGCGCGCTGTCGCTTGTCATCCTCTACCGGACCGACCCGGCGACGAATCTGCCGTTGTTCCATATGTCGATGTCATTTGGTGCCATGACCATCGTCGCCGCGATGATCTG
This portion of the Bradyrhizobium diazoefficiens genome encodes:
- a CDS encoding carbohydrate ABC transporter permease encodes the protein MTPRQIIGKIGLWLSVFVIVSPAILFFLWMLSLSLKFEIDNAAYPPVFFPEHIAWKNYADVLASNRFVTYFINSLIVTGGATALALIVGVPAGYGIARMAAHKSAIVILIARITPGLSYLIPLFLLFQWLGLLGTLVPQIIIHLVVTVPIVIWIMIGYFETTPMELEEAALIDGATRWQVFRHVALPIAKPGIAVAFILAVIFSWNNFVFGIVLAGRETRTLPVAVYNMISFDQLSWGPLAAAALIVTLPVLLLTVFAQRQIVAGLTAGAVKGG
- a CDS encoding acyltransferase family protein, producing MHTSPHHCRWEREWSEMTQLISRFETGGAASARAQLVSIQYLRALAALMVLVSHALYWPLESRNEALLITGRLGVEIFFVLSGFIITVIGGEARFEPVAFARNRIMRIVPMYWLATFLIVGLATASPSSFRTTVPTIEGMIKSLLFIPSDVPKAPLLGLGWTLDYEAFFYLVFGSLFFVRSGSRTALLAVLFVGLIVIGRVIDHPSHVEGFYTSLSLLGFLVGAGVGRLYQLGSLQRLGRNHVLSLLAAGALSLVILYRTDPATNLPLFHMSMSFGAMTIVAAMIWVEEAGRLPVIPAFRFLGDASYSLYLFHFFAMAAAWAIGRKLFGPVSALNYAPLAVAAIAAGLAVGCLAYWYLERPILNWTRQRRRPTAVTQGSAS